A region from the Papio anubis isolate 15944 chromosome 6, Panubis1.0, whole genome shotgun sequence genome encodes:
- the MDC1 gene encoding mediator of DNA damage checkpoint protein 1 isoform X1, whose protein sequence is MEDTQAIDWDVEEEEETEQSSESLRCNVEPVGRLHIFSGAHGPEKDFPLHLGKNVVGRMPDCSVALPFPSISKQHAEIEILAWDKAPILRDCGSLNGTQILRPPKVLSPGVSHRLRDQELILFADLLCQYHRLDVSLPFVSRGPLTVEETPRVQGGTQPQRLLLAEDSEEEVDFLSERHVVKKSRTTSSPVAMIVPESDEEGHSPVLGGPGPPFAFNLNSDTDAEAGQQSATEEASSAARRGATIEAEQSEAEVVTEIQLEKDQPSVKERDNDTKVKRGAGNGVVPAGMILERSQPPGEDSDTDVDDDSRPPGRPAEVHLERAQPFGFIDSDTDAEEEGIPATPVVVPMKKRKIFHGVGTRGPGAPGLSHLQESQAGSDTDVEEGKAPQAVPLEKSQASMVINSDTDDEEEVSAALTLARLKESQPAVWNRDAEEDMAHHAVLLQRCQTTTGRDSDTDVEEEELPVENKETVPKAHTKIRALVRAHSEKDQPPFGDSDDSVEADKSSPGIHLERSQASITVGINTQVEEEVPPGSAIVHMKKHQVSMEGTNQTDVKADGGPAKLLVVSLEEAWPPHGDSEIDAEEGTSLAASAVADVRKSQLPAEGDAGAEWTAACLKQERAYEVGAQGGSPVAQVEQDLPTSRENLTDLVVDTDTPGESTQPQREGAQVPTGREREQHVGRTKDSEDNCDDSEDPDLQATQCFLENQGLEVQSMEDEPTQAFMLTPPQELGPSHCSFQTTGTLDEPWEVLATQPFCLKESEDSETQPFDTHLEAYGPCLSPPRAIPGDQHPESPVHTEPMGIQGRGRQTVDKGMGIPKETAERVGPERGPLERETEKLLPERQTDVTGEEELTRGIQDREQKQLLARDTQRQESDKNGESASPERDRESLKAEIETSKEIQEKQVQKQTLPSKAFEREVERPVADRECEPAELEEKVPKVILERDAQRGEPKGGSQDQKGQASSPTPEPGVGAGDLPGPTSAPVPSGSQSGGRGSPVSPRRHQKGLLNCKMPPTEKASRIRAAEKASRGDQESPDACLPPTVPEASAPPQKPLNSQSQKHLAPQPLLSPLSPSIEPTIRKTGQDRSQEAPETPLSSELEPFHPKPKIITRKSSRMTPFPATSAAPEPHPSTSTAQPVTPKPTSQATRSRTNRSSVKTPEPVVPTVPELQPSTSTDQPVASEPTSQATRGRKSRSSVKTPEAVVPTALELHPSNSTDQPVTPKPTSQATRSRTNRFAVKTPKPVVPTVPELQPSTSTDQPVASEPTSQATRGRKNRSSVKTPEAVVPTALELHPSTSTDQPVTPKPTSRTTRSRTNMSSVKTPESTVPIAPELPPSTSTEQPVITEPTYQPTRGRKNRSSVKTPETVVATAPKLQPSTSTDQPITPEPTSQATRGRTNRSSVKSPETVLRIAPELQPSTSTHQPVTAKHTSQATRGRTNMSSVKTPEPVVSTAPELQPSTSTHQPITPEPTSQATRGRTDRTSVKTPKIVVPTVPELQASTSTDQPVTSEPTSRTTRGRKNRSSVKTAETVVPTAPEPRPTTSTDQPVTPKPTSRATRGRTNRSSVKTPELIVPIAPEFHPSTSRSQLVTPEPTSRATRGRKNRSSVKTPEPAVPTAPELHPTTSTDQPVTPKPTSRATRGRTNRSSVKTPELVEPAASDLEPFTPTDQPVTPEAIPQGSQSKTLRSSTVSAMLIPTTPEFQSPVTTDQPISPEPIPQASCIKRQRATGNPGSLTAPIDHKPCSAPLEPKSRPSRNQRWGAVRADESLTAIPEPASPQLLDIPTHASQIQKVEPAGRSRFTPELQPKASQSRKRSLAIMDSPPHQKQPQRGEVSQKTVIIKEEEEDTAEKPGKEEDVMTPKPGKRKRDQAEEEPNRIPNRSLRRTKLNQESTAPKVLFTGVVDAQGERAVLALGGSLAGSAAEASHLVTDRIRRTVKFLCALGRGIPILSLDWLHQSRKAGCFLPPDEYVVTDPEQEKNFGFSLQDALSRARERRLLEGYEIYVTPGVQPPPPQMGEIISCCGGTYLPSMPRSYKPQRVVITCPQDFPRCSVPLRVGLPLLSPEFLLTGVLKQEAKPEAFVLSPLEMSST, encoded by the exons ATGGAGGACACCCAGGCTATTGACTGGGATgttgaagaagaggaggagacagagcaATCCAGTGAATCCTTGAGGTGTAATGTGGAGCCAGTAGGGCGGCTACATATCTTTAGTGGTGCCCATGGACCAGAAAAAG ATTTCCCACTACACCTCGGGAAGAATGTGGTAGGCCGAATGCCTGACTGCTCTGTGGCCCTGCCCTTTCCATCTATCTCCAAACAACATGCAGAGATTGAAATCTTAGCCTGGGACAAGGCACCTATCCTCCGAGACTGTGGGAGCCTTAATGGTACTCAAATCCTGAGACCTCCTAAGGTTTTGAGCCCTGGGGTGAGTCACCGTCTGAGGGACCAGGAATTGATTCTCTTTGCTGACTTGCTCTGCCAGTACCATCGCCTGGATGTCTCTCTGCCCTTTGTCTCCCGGGGCCCTCTGACTGTAGAAGAGACACCCAGGGTACAGGGAGGAACTCAACCCCAGAGGCTTCTGTTAGCTGAGGACTCAGAGGAGGAAGTAG attttctttctgaaaggCATGTGGTAAAAAAATCAAGGACCACATCTTCCCCCGTGGCAATGATAGTTCCAGAGAG TGATGAAGAGGGGCATTCCCCTGTCCTGGGTGGCCCTGGGCCGCCTTTTGCCTTCAATTTGAACAGTGACACAGATGCGGAAGCAGGTCAGCAATCAGCCACAGAGGAGGCCTCCTCAGCTGCCAGAAGAGGTGCCACTATAGAGGCAGAGCAGTCTGAAGCTGAAGTTGTAACTGAAATCCAGCTTGAAAAGGATCAGCCTTCAGTGAAGGAGAGGGACAATGACACAAAAGTCAAGAGGGGTGCAGGGAATGGGGTGGTTCCAGCTGGGATGATTCTGGAGAGGAGCCAACCTCCTGGAGAGGACAGTGACACAGATGTGGATGATGACAGCAGGCCTCCTGGAAGGCCAGCTGAGGTCCATTTGGAAAGGGCTCAGCCTTTTGGCTTCATCGACAGCGACACCGATGCGGAAGAAGAGGGGATTCCAGCAACCCCAGTTGTCGTTCCtatgaagaagaggaagatcTTTCATGGAGTTGGTACAAGGGGTCCTGGAGCACCAGGCCTGTCCCATCTGCAGGAGAGCCAGGCTGGTAGTGATACAGATGTGGAGGAAGGCAAGGCCCCACAGGCTGTCCCTCTGGAGAAAAGCCAAGCTTCCATGGTTATCAACAGCGATACAGATGATGAGGAAGAAGTCTCAGCAGCGCTGACTTTGGCACGTCTGAAAGAGAGCCAGCCTGCTGTATGGAACAGAGATGCAGAAGAGGACATGGCCCACCATGCGGTCCTTCTCCAGCGATGCCAAACCACCACTGGGAGAGACAGTGACACAGATGTGGAGGAGGAAGAACTCCCAgtggaaaataaagaaactgtCCCCAAGGCTCACACAAAGATTAGAGCCCTTGTTAGAGCACATTCAGAAAAGGACCAGCCTCCTTTTGGGGACAGTGATGACAGTGTGGAAGCAGATAAGAGCTCACCTGGGATCCACCTGGAAAGAAGCCAAGCCTCCATCACAGTGGGCATCAACACACAAGTGGAGGAGGAAGTCCCGCCAGGGTCAGCCATTGTACATATGAAGAAGCATCAGGTGTCTATGGAGGGGACAAATCAAACAGATGTGAAAGCAGACGGGGGACCAGCAAAGCTGCTTGTGGTATCTCTAGAGGAAGCCTGGCCTCCACATGGGGACTCTGAAATAGATGCAGAGGAGGGCACCTCCTTAGCAGCCTCAGCAGTTGCAGATGTAAGAAAGAGCCAGCTTCCAGCAGAAGGGGATGCTGGGGCAGAGTGGACTGCAGCTTGTCTTAAGCAGGAGAGAGCTTATGAGGTGGGGGCCCAGGGTGGGTCACCTGTGGCACAAGTGGAGCAGGACCTCCCTACCTCAAGAGAGAACCTCACAGATCTGGTGGTGGACACTGACACTCCAGGGGAATCCACCCAGCCACAGAGAGAGGGAGCCCAGGTCCCcacaggaagggagagagaacaaCATGTGGGTAGGACCAAGGACTCTGAAGACAACTGTGATG ATTCTGAAGATCCGGATCTGCAAGCTACCCAATGCTTTCTGGAGAATCAGGGCCTGGAAG TCCAGAGCATGGAGGATGAACCTACCCAGGCCTTCATGTTGACTCCACCCCAAGAACTTGGCCCTTCCCATTGCAGCTTCCAGACAACAG gTACCCTAGATGAACCATGGGAGGTCCTGGCTACACAGCCATTCTGTCTGAAAGAGTCTGAGGACTCTGAGACCCAGCCTTTTGACACCCACCTTGAGGCCTATGGACCTTGCCTGTCTCCACCTAGGGCAATTCCAGGAGACCAACATCCAGAGAGCCCAGTTCACACAGAGCCAATGGGGATTCAAGGCAGAGGGAGGCAGACTGTGGATAAAGGCATGGGTATACCAAAAGAAACAGCAGAGAGGGTGGGCCCTGAGAGAGGACCactggagagagaaactgagaaactGCTACCGGAAAGACAGACAGATGTGACGGGAGAGGAAGAATTAACCAGGGGGATACAGGACAGAGAACAAAAACAGTTGTTAGCTAGAGACACCCAGAGACAAGAATCTGACAAAAATGGGGAAAGTGCAAGTCCTGAAAGAGATAGGGAGAGTTTGAAGGCAGAAATTGAGACATCCAAGGAAATACAAGAGAAACAAGTACAGAAGCAGACCCTTCCAAGCAAAGCATTTGAGAGAGAAGTAGAGAGACCAGTAGCAGACAGAGAGTGTGAGCCAGCTGAGTTAGAAGAGAAGGTGCCCAAAGTGATCCTGGAGAGAGATGCACAGAGAGGGGAGCCAAAGGGAGGGAGCCAGGACCAGAAAGGGCAGGCCTCCAGCCCAACACcagagcctggggtgggggcgggggaccTTCCGGGACCTACCTCAGCCCCCGTACCTTCTGGGAGCCAGTCAGGTGGAAGGGGATCCCCAGTGAGCCCCAGGAGGCATCAGAAAG gCCTCCTGAATTGCAAGATGCCACCCACTGAGAAGGCTTCCAGGATCAGAGCTGCTGAGAAGGCTTCCAGG GGCGATCAGGAATCTCCAGATGCTTGTCTGCCTCCTACAGTGCCTGAAGCCTCAGCCCCACCCCAAAAGCCCCTTAACTCTCAGAGCCAGAAACATCTTGCACCTCAGccccttctttctcccctttcaCCTTCTATCGAGCCAACCATTCGTAAGACCGGGCAGGATAGGAGTCAGGAAGCTCCAGAGACTCCCTTGTCCTCAGAGCTGGAGCCTTTCCACCCAAAGCCTAAAATCATAACTCGGAAGTCCTCCAGGATGACACCCTTTCCAGCTACCTCTGCTGCCCCTGAGCCCCACCCTTCCACCTCCACAGCCCAGCCAGTCACCCCCAAGCCCACATCTCAGGCCACTAGGAGCAGGACAAATAGGTCCTCTGTCAAGACCCCTGAACCAGTTGTCCCCACAGTCCCTGAGCTCCAGCCTTCCACCTCCACAGACCAGCCTGTCGCCTCTGAGCCCACATCTCAGGCTACTAGGGGAAGAAAAAGTAGATCCTCTGTCAAGACCCCTGAAGCAGTTGTGCCCACAGCCCTTGAGCTCCACCCTTCCAACTCCACAGATCAACCTGTCACCCCCAAGCCCACATCTCAGGCCACTAGGAGCAGGACAAATAGGTTCGCTGTCAAGACTCCTAAACCAGTTGTCCCCACAGTCCCTGAGCTCCAGCCTTCCACCTCCACAGACCAGCCTGTCGCCTCTGAGCCCACATCTCAGGCTACtaggggaagaaaaaatagatCCTCTGTCAAGACCCCTGAAGCAGTTGTGCCCACAGCCCTTGAGCTCCACCCTTCCACCTCCACAGACCAACCTGTCACCCCCAAGCCCACATCTCGGACCACTAGGAGCAGGACAAATATGTCCTCTGTCAAGACCCCTGAATCAACTGTCCCTATAGCCCCTGAGCTCCCACCTTCCACCTCCACAGAGCAGCCTGTCATCACTGAGCCCACATATCAGCCTACTAGGGGAAGAAAAAATAGGTCCTCTGTCAAGACCCCTGAAACAGTTGTGGCCACAGCCCCTAAGCTCCAGCCTTCCACCTCCACAGACCAGCCTATCACTCCTGAGCCCACATCTCAGGCCACCAGGGGTAGGACAAATAGGTCCTCTGTCAAGAGCCCTGAAACAGTTCTCCGCATAGCCCCTGAGCTCCAGCCTTCCACCTCCACACACCAGCCAGTCACTGCCAAGCACACATCTCAGGCCACCAGGGGCAGGACAAATATGTCCTCCGTCAAGACCCCTGAACCAGTTGTCTCCACAgcccctgaactccagccttcCACCTCCACACACCAGCCTATTACCCCCGAGCCTACATCTCAGGCTACTAGGGGAAGAACAGATAGAACCTCTGTCAAGACTCCTAAAATAGTTGTGCCCACAGTCCCTGAGCTCCAGGCTTCCACCTCCACAGACCAGCCTGTCACCTCTGAGCCCACATCTCGGACCACTAGGGGAAGAAAAAATAGGTCTTCTGTCAAGACCGCTGAAACAGTTGTGCCCACAGCACCTGAGCCCCGTCCTACCACCTCCACAGACCAGCCTGTCACCCCCAAGCCCACATCTCGGGCCACTAGGGGCAGGACAAATAGGTCATCTGTCAAGACCCCTGAATTAATTGTCCCTATAGCCCCTGAGTTTCACCCTTCCACCTCCAGAAGCCAGCTTGTCACCCCTGAGCCCACATCTCGGGCCACTAGGGGCAGGAAAAATAGGTCCTCTGTCAAGACCCCTGAACCAGCTGTCCCCACAGCCCCTGAGCTCCATCCTACCACCTCCACAGACCAGCCTGTCACCCCCAAGCCCACATCTAGGGCCACTAGGGGAAGGACAAATAGGTCCTCTGTCAAGACTCCTGAACTAGTTGAACCAGCAGCCTCTGATCTTGAGCCTTTTACCCCCACAGACCAGCCTGTCACCCCTGAGGCCATACCTCAGGGTAGTCAGAGCAAAACACTGAGGTCTTCCACAGTAAGTGCTATGCTAATTCCTACTACCCCTGAATTCCAATCTCCTGTCACCACAGACCAGCCTATTTCCCCTGAGCCTATTCCTCAAGCCAGTTGCATCAAGAGGCAGAGAGCCACTGGGAATCCTGGCTCCCTCACAGCTCCCATTGACCATAAGCCTTGCTCTGCACCCCTGGAACCTAAATCCCGGCCCTCAAGGAACCAAAGATGGGGAGCAGTGAGAGCAGATGAATCCCTTACAGCCATTCCTGAGCCTGCCTCTCCCCAGCTTCTTGATATACCAACTCATGCCTCCCAGATCCAAAAAGTGGAACCAGCAGGTAGATCTAGGTTCACCCCAGAGCTCCAGCCTAAGGCCTCTCAAAGCCGCAAGAGGTCTTTAGCTATCATGGATTCACCACCACATCAAAAACAGCCCCAAAGAGGGGAAGTCTCCCAGAAGACAGTGATTatcaaggaagaggaagaagatacTGCAGAGAAGCCAGGGAAGGAAGAG GATGTCATGACTCCaaaaccaggcaagagaaagagagaccaggCAGAGGAGGAGCCCAACAGAATACCGAACCGCAGCCTCCGACGGACCAAACTTAACCAAGAATCAACAGCCCCCAAA GTGCTCTTCACAGGAGTGGTGGATGCTCAGGGAGAGCGGGCCGTGCTGGCACTGGGGGGAAGTCTGGCTGGTTCAGCGGCAGAGGCTTCCCACCTGGTCACTGATCGCATCCGCCGGACAGTCAAGTTCCTGTGTGCCCTGGGGCGGGGAATCCCCATTCTCTCCCTGGACTGGCTGCATCAG TCCCGCAAGGCCGGTTGCTTCTTACCCCCGGATGAATATGTGGTGACCGACCCTGAGCAAGAGAAGAACTTTGGCTTTAGCCTTCAAGACGCACTGAGTCGGGCTCGGGAGCGAAGGCTGCTGGAG gGCTATGAGATCTATGTGACCCCTGGAGTCCAGCCACCACCACCTCAGATGGGAGAGATCATTAGCTGCTGTGGAGGCACATACCTACCCAGCATGCCTCGGTCCTATAAG CCTCAGAGAGTTGTGATCACATGCCCTCAGGACTTCCCTCGTTGCTCTGTTCCACTGCGTGTTGGGCTGCCCCTCCTCTCACCTGAGTTCCTGCTGACTGGAGTGCTGAAGCAGGAAGCCAAGCCAGAGGCCTTTGTCCTTTCCCCTTTGGAGATGTCATCTACCTGA